The following nucleotide sequence is from Uranotaenia lowii strain MFRU-FL unplaced genomic scaffold, ASM2978415v1 HiC_scaffold_1982, whole genome shotgun sequence.
ACCAACCccgtaacgaaaaaaaattgaatgcatCATTTCCACGATAACAACCACGAACACAAATTTGACGTTTCCTCGCGcctaatttgaattaaattgtgTGTTTTTCTTTATTCCTTCAACTCGAAACGCCAACCCCATTCCAGGAAGGGCGGCCTTCTGCTGAACAACGTTCTCGGCATTTCTGGTGCCTGCCTGATGGGAGTCACGAAGATGAGCCATTCCTATGAAATTCTATTCCTCGGACGATTTATAATTGGTGTCAATTGTGGTAAGTGCTTTGTGGTTTCATTGAGCGTTGAGAGTCtgatctttttttcttctatttttctccCTTTTTTTCTCACAGGCTTAAACACATCATTAGTACCAATGTATATATCTGAAATTGCTCCATTAAATTTAAGAGGTGGTTTAGGTACCGTTAACCAATTGGCTGTGACCGTAGGATTATTATTATCACAAGTACTGGGTATAGAACAAATTTTAGGAACTAATGATGGCTGGCCAGTCTTGCTCGGCCTTGCCATCTGTCCAGCTGTATTACAATTAATACTCTTACCTATCTGCCCCGAGTCACCTAGATATTTGCTAATTACCAAACAGTGGGAGGAGGAAGCCCGAAAAGGTGAGACCTCTCTCTGAATTGGAGTATTTCGGAtaatacttaaatttt
It contains:
- the LOC129759598 gene encoding glucose transporter type 1-like codes for the protein KGGLLLNNVLGISGACLMGVTKMSHSYEILFLGRFIIGVNCGLNTSLVPMYISEIAPLNLRGGLGTVNQLAVTVGLLLSQVLGIEQILGTNDGWPVLLGLAICPAVLQLILLPICPESPRYLLITKQWEEEARKALRRLRASNQVEEDIEEMRAEERAQQSESSISTMELICSPTLRAPLIIGIVMQLSQQLSGINAVSLLSKFKS